In one window of Denticeps clupeoides chromosome 2, fDenClu1.1, whole genome shotgun sequence DNA:
- the entpd8 gene encoding ectonucleoside triphosphate diphosphohydrolase 8 isoform X2 has translation MVFDAGSSHTALFIYKWPGNKENNTAIVSQALLCDVEGGGISSYKQNPLAAGQSLRKCLDVAKATIPAKQHGTSPVYLGATAGMRLLKLQDQAASDQILEEVRKAIQAYPFNFQGARILSGKEEGAYGWITINYLMETLIKHSFEGRWVLPKDSRVIGSMDLGGASTQISFTPSGPIRDPGTAEILQLYGKKYDLYSHSYLCYGKDQALKIAQAYLVQAGRPGTINHPCYHLGYNQTLTMGDLYNSPCVNKPTGFDPSTNLTFVGTGEPNQCSNLMLNIINVSTCSLSPDCGFNGVYQPPVNGIFFAFSAYFYTFDFLGLAPQAPLPKVTLSIESFCNKTWKTLLTEYPKTPEKYLREYCASAQYIMNVLLQGYKFNQSWDKIFFQKQVADTDIGWTLGYMLNLTNLIPSESPITVTGLQRGQWVAEVFFIAFVLFLTIVLLSVVLTLDLS, from the exons ATGGTGTTTGATGCTGGTTCATCACACACAGCTCTGTTCATATACAAATGGCCAGggaataaagaaaacaacacCGCGATTGTGTCTCAGGCCCTGCTCTGTGATGTAGAGG GAGGTGGAATTTCAAGCTATAAGCAAAACCCACTAGCTGCAGGTCAGAGCCTCAGGAAATGCCTGGATGTTGCCAAGGCAACCATACCAGCAAAGCAGCATGGGACCAGCCCAGTGTACCTGGGAGCCACAGCTGGCATGCGACTACTGAA ACTGCAGGACCAGGCTGCATCAGACCAGATCCTGGAGGAAGTCAGAAAGGCAATACAAGCTTATCCCTTCAATTTTCAGGGAGCACGAATATTGTCTGGTAAGGAAGAGGGGGCATATGGATGGATCACCATTAACTACCTAATGGAGACGTTAATTAAG CACTCCTTTGAGGGCAGATGGGTGCTTCCTAAAGACAGCAGGGTAATTGGTTCAATGGACCTCGGAGGTGCCTCCACTCAAATCTCCTTCACACCCAGTGGCCCCATACGAGACCCAGGGACAGCTGAAATACTGCAGCTTTATGGGAAGAAGTATGACCTGTACAGTCACAGCTATTTGTGCTATGGTAAAGACCAGGCCCTGAAGATTGCCCAAGCATATTTGGTCCAA GCTGGTAGACCTGGAACAATAAACCATCCTTGCTACCATTTGGGCTACAACCAGACTTTGACCATGGGAGACCTGTATAACTCACCTTGTGTGAATAAACCGACAGGCTTTGACCCATCCACCAATCTCACATTTGTTGGTACTGGAGAACCAAATCAGTGCTCTAATCTTATGTTGAACATTATTAATGTATCAACCTGCTCTCTCAGTCCTGACTGTGGTTTCAATGGTGTTTATCAGCCTCCTGTCAatggaatatttttt GCCTTTTCTGcatatttttacacttttgatTTTCTGGGACTGGCACCTCAAGCTCCACTACCAAAAGTCACATTAAGTATAGAGTCCTTCTGTAACAAAACCTGGAAAACT CTCTTGACAGAGTATCCTAAGACACCAGAAAAATACCTCAGAGAGTACTGTGCTTCAGCACAGTATATCATGAATGTACTTCTTCAGGGTTATAAATTCAACCAGAGCTGGGATAAAATCTTCTTTCAAAAACAG GTTGCAGACACTGATATTGGCTGGACACTGGGCTAcatgctgaacttgaccaaTCTGATCCCTTCAGAAAGCCCCATCACAGTGACAGGGTTGCAGCGTGGTCAGTGGGTGGCAGAGGTGTTTTTCATTGCATTTGTTCTATTTCTTACCATTGTGCTCCTCTCAGTTGTTTTAACATTAGACTTGTCTTAA
- the entpd8 gene encoding ectonucleoside triphosphate diphosphohydrolase 8 isoform X1 translates to MGKARVKRVGLGIAISAIGCMSIIALILTLSQHHTLELPLNTQYGMVFDAGSSHTALFIYKWPGNKENNTAIVSQALLCDVEGGGISSYKQNPLAAGQSLRKCLDVAKATIPAKQHGTSPVYLGATAGMRLLKLQDQAASDQILEEVRKAIQAYPFNFQGARILSGKEEGAYGWITINYLMETLIKHSFEGRWVLPKDSRVIGSMDLGGASTQISFTPSGPIRDPGTAEILQLYGKKYDLYSHSYLCYGKDQALKIAQAYLVQAGRPGTINHPCYHLGYNQTLTMGDLYNSPCVNKPTGFDPSTNLTFVGTGEPNQCSNLMLNIINVSTCSLSPDCGFNGVYQPPVNGIFFAFSAYFYTFDFLGLAPQAPLPKVTLSIESFCNKTWKTLLTEYPKTPEKYLREYCASAQYIMNVLLQGYKFNQSWDKIFFQKQVADTDIGWTLGYMLNLTNLIPSESPITVTGLQRGQWVAEVFFIAFVLFLTIVLLSVVLTLDLS, encoded by the exons ATGGGGAAAGCGCGAGTGAAAAGGGTCGGATTAGGGATTGCTATATCAGCCATAGGATGCATGAGCATTATTGCTTTAATTCTGACTTTGAGTCAACACCATACATTGGAACTGCCTCTGAACACACAG TACGGGATGGTGTTTGATGCTGGTTCATCACACACAGCTCTGTTCATATACAAATGGCCAGggaataaagaaaacaacacCGCGATTGTGTCTCAGGCCCTGCTCTGTGATGTAGAGG GAGGTGGAATTTCAAGCTATAAGCAAAACCCACTAGCTGCAGGTCAGAGCCTCAGGAAATGCCTGGATGTTGCCAAGGCAACCATACCAGCAAAGCAGCATGGGACCAGCCCAGTGTACCTGGGAGCCACAGCTGGCATGCGACTACTGAA ACTGCAGGACCAGGCTGCATCAGACCAGATCCTGGAGGAAGTCAGAAAGGCAATACAAGCTTATCCCTTCAATTTTCAGGGAGCACGAATATTGTCTGGTAAGGAAGAGGGGGCATATGGATGGATCACCATTAACTACCTAATGGAGACGTTAATTAAG CACTCCTTTGAGGGCAGATGGGTGCTTCCTAAAGACAGCAGGGTAATTGGTTCAATGGACCTCGGAGGTGCCTCCACTCAAATCTCCTTCACACCCAGTGGCCCCATACGAGACCCAGGGACAGCTGAAATACTGCAGCTTTATGGGAAGAAGTATGACCTGTACAGTCACAGCTATTTGTGCTATGGTAAAGACCAGGCCCTGAAGATTGCCCAAGCATATTTGGTCCAA GCTGGTAGACCTGGAACAATAAACCATCCTTGCTACCATTTGGGCTACAACCAGACTTTGACCATGGGAGACCTGTATAACTCACCTTGTGTGAATAAACCGACAGGCTTTGACCCATCCACCAATCTCACATTTGTTGGTACTGGAGAACCAAATCAGTGCTCTAATCTTATGTTGAACATTATTAATGTATCAACCTGCTCTCTCAGTCCTGACTGTGGTTTCAATGGTGTTTATCAGCCTCCTGTCAatggaatatttttt GCCTTTTCTGcatatttttacacttttgatTTTCTGGGACTGGCACCTCAAGCTCCACTACCAAAAGTCACATTAAGTATAGAGTCCTTCTGTAACAAAACCTGGAAAACT CTCTTGACAGAGTATCCTAAGACACCAGAAAAATACCTCAGAGAGTACTGTGCTTCAGCACAGTATATCATGAATGTACTTCTTCAGGGTTATAAATTCAACCAGAGCTGGGATAAAATCTTCTTTCAAAAACAG GTTGCAGACACTGATATTGGCTGGACACTGGGCTAcatgctgaacttgaccaaTCTGATCCCTTCAGAAAGCCCCATCACAGTGACAGGGTTGCAGCGTGGTCAGTGGGTGGCAGAGGTGTTTTTCATTGCATTTGTTCTATTTCTTACCATTGTGCTCCTCTCAGTTGTTTTAACATTAGACTTGTCTTAA